GAAGGGGTGGTGATCCGAACCGGCAGCCTAACCCATCCCGGTGGCTGTATAGGCTATCGGGTCGAATGGGGCGGCCGCGTCGTGGCGGTGATCACCGACACCGAACACGAGCCGGGCAAGCTTGATCAGGCGGTCCTCGACCTCATCGAAGATGCCGACCTCGTCATTTACGATTGCACCTACACCGAGGAGGAAATGGAGCGCTACCGCGGCAACGGGCACTCGACATGGCAACAGGGGGTCAAGCTCTGCGAGGCGGCCGGCGCGCGGGAGCTTGCGCTGGTTCACCACGATCCGGCACGCACCGACAATGAGTTGGACGAGATGGAGAAACTGGCCAAGGACAGGTTTGCCGGCGCTTTCGCCGCGCGGGATGGCCAGACGCTCGAATTTCCAGTCTTATCGCACAAAGCGCGCTGAGCTGTTTCCTCTCTCTTCTTGTTTTGACGCAATTCCGGACGGAAAGCCGCTCACACTTTTCCTGGAATTGCTCTACCGGCGCCGCGCCTGACCAATGTCCTGATCGGAAGCCATGCGCAGGCTTCAGTCTGTGCGGTGACCGTGAACAGCCGTTCCAGGAAAAGCCAGGCCGATTCATCGTGTACGAGATGGTGGGCGAGCACGCCGACCGGTTCGCCGCCGTCGAATGCCTGTCGCAATTGCGCGATGATGGCCTGAACCAATATGCCGTGATCGCGGCAACCGCGCGTGCCATGCCAGTCCATGATGTCGACATTGCTGTTGACGACCGCCAGCGAAGCCGGCTTCGGCGGCCCATAGACCGACAATGCCGCAAATCCCATCGATCCAAGCTCGGATACCAAGCCGGCGTCGATCCTGTTCCAGGGCGGCACCAGCATCGGAACGGCACGTGCGCCGTGCAGGCCGGTTATGCGCGACAGCCCGCGAGCCAGATCATCGAGCACCGCCTCGCGTGGCCGCTGCGGGCCGAGCTCCTGCTTTTTCTGGCCCTCCGACGCATGATTTCGGTGCGCCCAGCCATGGATGGCGACTGTGGCATGCGGCGCCTCGTCAAGCCGGGCGACCAGCTTCCCATCAGTCAGGGCCGGAATGACGGCCAGAGTGACCGGAATTGGGAATTGACCGGTGAGGTCGAGCAGCCGATCAAGCGCAGCCGTCGGATCCACGGCGTCATCATCGCGCAGCCAGAACTCTGCCTTGCGGTCCGCCCGCTGCCAGCGCGCCAGTTCTTTCACCAAGGGTTGCCAGATCTGATCGGACGTCATGAAACCGGGATCTTCGCAAGAAGTTCGGCGAGACGCGCTGCCGCAGCACCGAGGGAGCGTTCTTCGAGGATGAAACGTCTGGCTTCTGCGGCCATGACGGTTCTTTCGTCGTTGCGGGCCAGAAGCCTTTCAATGGCTGAAGCGAACGCCGTCAAATCGCCCGGCGGGGTCAGGAACCCGGTCCGGCCATCCCGCACGACCTCCGGCACGCCGGCGATGTCCTGAGCCACCACCGGCAGGCCGGCGGCCTGCGCTTCAAGATAGGCAACGCCATAGGCCTCGCCGAAACCCGGCCAGACGTAAATTCCGCCACTGTAGAGGACATCCGGCACGGCGGCCGGCTCAATCGCGCCAAGCCATTCGATACGCTCGGCGGGCAAGCCGGCAAATTGCGCTTTGACCTCGTCACGGGCAGGCCCGTCCCCGACGACCGACATGGTCCAGGGCAGGTGACCGATCGAGCCGAGCGCTTGCGCCAGCATGCGATAGCTTTCGAGTTTGTCGCCCGGGCGCATCATGGCGACAGTAACGAGGCGTGTCGGACAACCCCGTGCCGGCGTTTCACGGAATGCCGATGTGTCGATGAAGGGCGAAAGCATGCCGAAAGTGGCGCCGGGTACCGCATCCGCCAGTCCCTGGCGGTCCCTTTGCGTGAAGCAGATGTTCAGCGCCGCCTGTTCGACGGCTCGCGCCACCAAAGCTTGCGTATCAGCCCACAAACCGGCGTTGCGCCGCCTCGAATAGGAGGCTTCCGCTGTCGCATAGGGGACAGCAAAGGCCGCCGTCAGCTCGGGCCCGATCAGGTCGGGCGCCTTGTAATAGGGATGATAAGTGAACCAGAGATCGGGCTTGCCGTCACGAGCCCAAAGCCTTGTCAGCCGCGCGGCTTCTTCCCGGGCCTCGATCTTGCGCGCATCGAAACTTTTCGGCTCCGGTTCGCGTAGATAGAAGCGCAATTCGGATGCCAGTTCGACGCGATGCCCCACGTGCTCCAGCGCCTTGATCAGCGTCCGTGCCATCTGGCGGTCGCCGGAGGCAACGGGATCATTGGGTGACTTCAGTGGTGCGTAGAAGGCAATTCGCATCGCCGGACCCTATCATCAGAAAGCCGCCGCAAGTCAATTTCGAAGCATGATCGACTTCACCCTTCAAGCAGTGGAATATGCTATCTGATGCCCATGGAAACAGCTGCCGCGTCCGACCCGTTTGTCGCTTCTCTGCCGGTCTTCGCAAAGTTCGAAAGCGTTGCCGATATCGACAACTATCGGCCTCTCCCCGATGACTGGGCGCTGGCCACCGCCGACATCGTCGGCTCG
This region of Mesorhizobium sp. M2A.F.Ca.ET.046.03.2.1 genomic DNA includes:
- a CDS encoding polysaccharide deacetylase family protein is translated as MTSDQIWQPLVKELARWQRADRKAEFWLRDDDAVDPTAALDRLLDLTGQFPIPVTLAVIPALTDGKLVARLDEAPHATVAIHGWAHRNHASEGQKKQELGPQRPREAVLDDLARGLSRITGLHGARAVPMLVPPWNRIDAGLVSELGSMGFAALSVYGPPKPASLAVVNSNVDIMDWHGTRGCRDHGILVQAIIAQLRQAFDGGEPVGVLAHHLVHDESAWLFLERLFTVTAQTEACAWLPIRTLVRRGAGRAIPGKV
- a CDS encoding glycosyltransferase family 4 protein, which codes for MRIAFYAPLKSPNDPVASGDRQMARTLIKALEHVGHRVELASELRFYLREPEPKSFDARKIEAREEAARLTRLWARDGKPDLWFTYHPYYKAPDLIGPELTAAFAVPYATAEASYSRRRNAGLWADTQALVARAVEQAALNICFTQRDRQGLADAVPGATFGMLSPFIDTSAFRETPARGCPTRLVTVAMMRPGDKLESYRMLAQALGSIGHLPWTMSVVGDGPARDEVKAQFAGLPAERIEWLGAIEPAAVPDVLYSGGIYVWPGFGEAYGVAYLEAQAAGLPVVAQDIAGVPEVVRDGRTGFLTPPGDLTAFASAIERLLARNDERTVMAAEARRFILEERSLGAAAARLAELLAKIPVS